A single region of the Rattus rattus isolate New Zealand chromosome 8, Rrattus_CSIRO_v1, whole genome shotgun sequence genome encodes:
- the Hyls1 gene encoding hydrolethalus syndrome protein 1, giving the protein MAEKRRAYSVEEAMEQLKGPGGQKWSNMDPEERMLAAATAFTHICAGQGEGDSRREVQAGQYDPYSKASITPGKRAALPMHLHFPYTGSRVTSSTVSETSQKCRKPVMKRKVLRRRPDGEVLVTDESIISESESGTESDLDLWDLRHRLMNLQFQEGTASPVDTSQKLNLPCEYQGISQDQLICYIQREEMGPPVYEQDLIVASRPKSFILPRLDQLSRNRGKIDRVARYFEYKRDWDSMRFPGEDNRKELRWSVRGQMLSRPEPQSKPQHIYVPNSYLVPTEKKRSALRWGVRCDLANGVIPKKLPFPLSPS; this is encoded by the coding sequence ACGAGCTTATAGTGTAGAGGAAGCAATGGAGCAACTGAAAGGACCGGGTGGACAAAAATGGTCCAATATGGATCCAGAAGAGCGAATGTTAGCTGCTGCTACGGCATTTACACATATCTGTGCAGGGCAGGGTGAAGGAGATTCAAGGAGAGAAGTGCAGGCTGGCCAGTATGACCCCTACAGTAAAGCCTCAATAACACCAGGAAAAAGAGCTGCTCTTCCTATGCACCTGCACTTCCCATATACAGGAAGCCGTGTCACTTCATCaacagtttcagagacttcccAAAAATGCAGAAAGCCAGTAATGAAGAGGAAGGTGCTGCGTAGAAGGCCAGATGGGGAAGTGCTGGTGACAGATGAGTCTATTATCAGTGAGTCTGAGTCTGGTACAGAAAGCGATTTGGATCTCTGGGACTTGAGACACAGGCTGATGAACTTGCAATTCCAAGAAGGCACAGCATCCCCAGTTGACACGTCACAAAAACTTAACCTACCATGTGAATACCAAGGAATTTCACAAGATCAGCTCATTTGCTATATACAAAGGGAAGAAATGGGCCCTCCTGTTTATGAACAAGACCTGATTGTTGCCAGCAGACCCAAGTCCTTTATTCTCCCCAGACTGGATCAATTAAGCCGCAACCGAGGCAAGATAGACAGAGTAGCCAGATATTTTGAGTACAAAAGGGATTGGGATTCAATGCGGTTTCCTGGTGAAGATAACAGAAAGGAGTTACGCTGGAGTGTCCGAGGGCAAATGCTTTCCCGACCAGAACCTCAGTCCAAGCCTCAACACATATATGTTCCAAACAGTTATCTAGTACCAACGGAGAAGAAAAGATCTGCCCTTCGTTGGGGTGTCCGTTGTGACCTTGCAAATGGTGTCATACCCAAgaagcttcccttccctctttctccttcttaa